The following proteins are co-located in the Cherax quadricarinatus isolate ZL_2023a chromosome 26, ASM3850222v1, whole genome shotgun sequence genome:
- the LOC128691502 gene encoding ctenidin-1-like: protein MQSTHTVMRSLSVMVVLAVMAGVCYGGLIGGLGGYGGHGGYGGLGGLGGLGGLGGLGGLGGLGGIGGLGGHGGYGGSQGFGGLGGYGGGFNGGYGSQGGHTFILSKSHGSHGAFGQGGELGFGKGGGFNEFGKGGGFGGFGKGGLGLGYGK, encoded by the exons ATGCAATCAACTCATACAGTCATG CGTTCcctgtcagtgatggtggtgttggccgTGATGGCTGGTGTGTGTTATGGTGGACTAATTGGTGGTCTTGGAGGCTATGGTGGACATGGTGGCTATGGGGGCCTTGGTGGTCTTGGAGGTCTTGGCGGTCTTGGCGGTCTTGGCGGTCTTGGCGGTCTTGGTGGTATTGGCGGCCTTGGTGGACATGGCGGCTATGGTGGATCACAAGGTTTCGGTGGCTTGGGCGGCTATGGTGGAGGATTTAATGGAGGATATG GTAGCCAAGGTGGACACACGTTTATTCTGAGCAAAAGTCACG GGAGTCATGGAGCATTTGGTCAGGGAGGAGAACTAGGATTTGGCAAAGGTGGTGGATTCAACGAATTTGGTAAAGGTGGTGGATTCGGCGGATTCGGCAAAGGTGGTCTTGGCCTGG GCTACGGGAAGTAA
- the LOC128691488 gene encoding PE-PGRS family protein PE_PGRS47-like, with protein sequence MAALMLQVCFGAFIGGFGGLGGLGGYGGFSGFGGYGGYGGFRGFGGLGRFGGFGPFGGLGAFGGLDPIGYGYSGRVESLFLYKVLDTYPHRHIVQLHKLPAPTVMQSLTLTVVIAVMVGVCYGGLIGGLGGYGGHGGYGGHGLGGYGGHGLGGYGGHGGYGGLGGLGGLGGIGGLGGYGGYGGSQGFGGLGGYGGGFNGGYGSQGGHTFILSKSHGSHGAFGQGGELGFGKGGGFNEFGKGGGFGGFGKGGLGLGYGK encoded by the exons ATGGCGGCCCTGATGCTCCAAGTTTGTTTTGGTGCATTTATTGGAGGCTTTGGAGGCCTCGGTGGCCTTGGAGGATATGGTGGCTTTAGTGGTTTTGGTGGTTATGGTGGATATG GAGGTTTCCGTGGATTTGGTGGTCTGGGCCGGTTCGGGGGATTTGGCCCGTTTGGTGGTTTGGGTGCGTTCGGTGGACTTGACCCTATCG GGTATG gttacagtgggAGGGTGGAGTCACTTTTCCTATATAAAGTCCTGGACACCTACCCTCACCGTCACATTGTCCAGCTCCACAAGCTTCCAGCTCCTACAGTCATG CAGTCCCTGACATTGACGGTGGTGATAGCCGTGATGGTTGGAGTCTGTTATGGTGGATTAATTGGTGGTCTTGGTGGCTATGGTGGGCATGGTGGCTATGGTGGACATGGTCTTGGAGGCTATGGTGGACATGGTCTTGGAGGCTATGGTGGACATGGTGGCTATGGTGGTCTTGGCGGTCTTGGCGGTCTTGGTGGTATTGGCGGCCTTGGTGGATATGGCGGCTATGGTGGATCACAAGGTTTCGGTGGCTTGGGCGGCTATGGTGGAGGATTTAATGGAGGATATG GTAGCCAAGGTGGACACACGTTTATTCTGAGCAAAAGTCACG GGAGTCATGGAGCATTTGGTCAGGGAGGAGAACTAGGATTTGGCAAAGGTGGTGGATTCAACGAATTTGGTAAAGGTGGTGGATTCGGCGGATTCGGCAAAGGTGGTCTTGGCCTGG GCTACGGGAAGTAA